Genomic DNA from Candidatus Methylomirabilota bacterium:
ATCCGCACGCTGCTCCTGACCTTCTTCTTCCGTCACATGAATCAGGTGATCGAGGCGGGCCATCTCTTCATCGCGCAGCCGCCGCTCTTCAAGGTGAAGAAGGGCAAGGTCGAGAAGTACCTCATGTCCGAGCGCGAGTTCGAGGAGTTCTTCCTGGCCGCGTGGGTCGCGGCGGCGCGGGTGAAGGTGCCGGGGACGAAGGCGCCGCTGACGGGCGAGCCGCTGCTCGAGCTGCTGCGCGCGGTGTCCGAGTCCCGGGCGGTCTTCGGCAAGCTCGTCAAGCGCGGCGTGCCGGGGCCGATCCTGGCCGAGCTGCTGCGCGCGAAGTTCCGCGGCACCAAGCGCGGCGTCGGCCACGCCGAGATCGGCGAGGCGATCAAGACGGCCGCGGCCTCGGTGAACGGCTACAGCATCGGGGTGACGCCGGGCGACAACGGCGACGGGCACACCGTGACGATCGCGGGCCCGCCCACCGTCACGTTCAGCACCGACGTCTTCAAGTCGGCGGATTACGCGACGCTCTTCGATCTGTGGGAGAAGGTCGGGGCGGCGGCGAAGGGGCCGACGACGCTCATCGACGAGGCCGGCCGCGAGACGCCCGTGAAGAGCCTCGACGAGCTGTGGCGCGTGGCGCTCGGCCGCTCGCGCGAGGGCGCGTCGTTCCAGCGGTACAAGGGCCTCGGCGAGATGAACCCGGAGCAGCTCTGGGAGACCACGATGAACCCGGAGACGCGCACCCTCCTCAAGGTGACGCAGGAGGACGCGGTGGGCGCCGACCAGGTGTTCACGGTCCTCATGGGTGACGCGGTCGAGCCGCGCCGCGAGTTCATCGAGAAGTACGCCCTGGACGTCGCGAACCTCGATATCTAGCCTCGGAGAGAGATGCCGAACGAGCGGCAGGTGCCGGTTCCGATCGAAGAGGAGATGCGGAAGTCCTATCTGGACTACGCCATGTCCGTCATCGTCGGGCGGGCGCTGCCGGACATCCGCGACGGCCTCAAGCCCGTGCACCGCCGCGTGCTCTTCGCGATGCAGGACCTCGGCCTCGCGTGGAACCGGGCCTACAAGAAGTCCGCCCGCGTCGTCGGCGAGGTCCTCGGGAAGTACCACCCCCACGGCGACTCGCCCGTCTACGAGGCCCTCGTCCGCATGGTGCAGGAGTTCTCCCTCCGGTACCCGCTCGTGGACGGGCAGGGGAACTTCGGCTCGATCGACGGCGACCCGCCGGCGGCGATGCGCTACACCGAGACGCGCCTCGCGAAGATCGCCCACGAGATGCTGGCCGACATCGACAAGGAGACCGTCGACTTCTCGCCCAACTTCGACGAGTCGCTCCAGGAGCCCACCGTCCTCCCGACGCGGATCCCGAACCTCATCGTCAACGGCTCGGCGGGCATCGCGGTGGGCATGGCCACGAACATCCCGCCGCACAACCTCGGCGAGGTCGTGGACGCCCTCGTCATGCTCGTGGACAACCCGGGGACGACGATCCCGGAGCTGATGAAGACGATCAAGGGCCCGGACTTCCCGACGCGCGGCTACATCTACGGCACCGCCGGGATCGCCGATGCGTACACGACCGGGCGGGGCACGATCACGCTCCGCGCCAAGGCGCACGCCGAGAAGATGCGGGGCGGGCGCGAGGCGATCATCATCACCGAGCTGCCGTACCAGGTGAACAAGGCGAGCCTGATCGAGAAGATCTCCGAGCTCTCCCGCGAGAAGAAGATCGAGGGGCTGTCCGAGATCCGCGACGAGTCGAACCGGGAAGGCATCCGCGTGGTCCTCGAGCTCTCGCGCGGCGAGATCCCACAGATCGTGATGAACCAGCTGTACAAGCACACGCAGATGCAGACGACGTTCGGGATCATCATGCTCGCGCTGGTCGACCGACGCCCCGAGGTCGTCAATCTCAAGACGATGCTCGAGGCGTTCGTCCGCTTCCGGCGCGAGATCGTCACGCGGCGCACGCGCTTCGACCTGACGCGCGCCGAGGAGCGGGCGCACATCCTCGCCGGCCTCCGAAAGGCGGTCGAGCACCTCGACGTGGTGATCCGGTTGATCCGCCAGGCCGAGAGTCCCGACGCGGCCAAGGACGCGCTGATGTCGCGGCTCGAGCTCTCGGAGGTCCAGGCGCGCGCGATCCTGGACATGCGGCTCCAGCGCCTCACGCAGCTCGAGCGCCACAAGGTGGTCGAGGAGCACGAGCAGACCCTCGCGCTCATCGAGGAGCTCAAGGGCATCCTGGCCTCGGACGCGAAGCTCATGGCGATCATCCGGAAGGAGCTCCTCGCGATCAAGGAGGAGTACGGCGACGAGCGCCGCACCGAGATCGTCACCGAGACGACCGAGCTGACGATCGAGGACCTGCTCGCCGACGAGGAGATGGTCGTCACGATCACGCGCTCGGGCTACATCAAGCGCACGCACGTCGAGGCGTACCGGAGCCAGCGGCGCGGCGGCAAGGGCGTGACGGGCATGGAGACGAAGGAGGAGGACATCGTCGAGGACCTCTTCGTCGCCACCACGCACTCCTACCTCCTCTTCTTCACGACGCTCGGCAAGGTCCACTGGCTCAAGGTGCACGAGATCCCCGAGGGCGGGCGCCAGGCGAAGGGCAAGGCGATGGTCAACCTCCTGTCGCTCGGCGAGGGCGAGGGCGTCGCCACGTGCGTGCCGGTGCGCGACTTCGCCGCGGGCGGCGGCTACGTCCTCTTCGCGACCAAGCAGGGGAAGGTCAAGAAGACCGAGCTCGACGCGTACTCGCACCCGCGCGCCGGCGGCATCCAGGCGATCGGGCTGGACGACGGGGACACGGTGATCACGGCTCGGCGCACCGACGGGCAACGCGAGGTGATGATCGCGACCAAGCTCGGCATGATCATCCGCTTCTCGGAGGAGGAAGTGCGCCCGATGGGCCGCGCCGCCGCCGGCGTGAAGGGCATCGAGGTCGAGGAGGGCGATGAGGTCATCGCGGCCGACGTCGTGCAGGAGGGCGCCCTGATCCTCACGGTGACCGAGCGCGGCTACGGCAAGCGCACGCCGCTCGACGAGTACCGCCTGCAGGGGCGCGGCGGGAAGGGGATCATCGACATCAAGACGGGCGGCCGCAACGGCACCGTGGTCGGTATGGTCCAGGTGCGCGAGGGCGACGACGTCCTGGTCGTCACCACCAAGGGCAAGCTGATCCGCTTCCACGCCGCCGACGTCAGCGCCCAGGGCCGCAACACGATGGGCGTGCGCATCATCGACCTGGAGCCCGACGACCGGGTCGGCTCGATCGCCCGCGTCGAGGCCGAGCAGGCGCCCGTCGAAGCGCCGTAGCGACGTGCTGGATCTGCGCCTGATCCGCGCGGAGCCCGAGGCGGTCGCCCGGGCGCTCGCCGACAAGGGCGGCGCCGCCCTGATCCCGGAGATCCTGGCCCGCGACGACGAGCGCCGCCGGCTCATCCGGGAGGCCGAGGACCTCAAGGCGCTCCGCAACCGCGCCTCGGAGGCCATCGGCCAGGCCAAGCGCCGCGGCGAGGACGCCACCGCCGAGCAGGCGCGCATGCGCGAGGTCGGCGACCGCGTCAAGGCGCTCGACGCCGAGCTGAAGGTCGTCGACGAGGCGATCGAGGCGTTGCTCCTCCAGGTCCCCAACGTTCCCCACTCCTCGGTCCCGCCCGGCAAGAGCGACGCGGACAACGTCGAGGTCCGGCGCTGGGGAACGCCGCGGGAGTTCGCGTTCACGCCCCGGCCCCACGAGGAGGTCGGCGAGGCGCTCGGGCTGCTCGACATGGAGCGCGCCGCGCGGATCGCGAAGTCGCGCTTCGCGGTGCTGTGGGGCGAGCTGGCGCGCCTCGAGCGCGCGCTCGCGCGGTTCATGCTCGACCTGCACACGCGCGAGCACGGCTACACGGAGGCCTGGGTACCGCACCTCGTCAGCGCCGAGACGATGCTGCGGACCGGACAGCTGCCGAAGTTCGAGGAGCAGCTGTTCAAGACCATCGAGGCCGACGAGGGCCGCGCGCTCTACCTCATCCCGACGTCCGAGGTGTCGCTGACGGCGCTCCACGGCGGGGAGGTCCTGTCCGAGCGCACGCTCCCGCGCCGCTACACCGCCTTCACGCCGTGCTATCGCCGGGAGGCCGGCACCCACGGCAAGGACATGAAGGGCATCTTCCGCAACCACCAGTTCGACAAGGTGGAGCTGGTGAAGATCACGACCCCGGCGCGCTCCTACGACGAGCTGGACGCGATGGTGGGCGAGGCCGAAGCGGTGCTCCGGCGCCTCGAGCTCCCGCACCGGGTGGTGGAGCGCTGCGTCGCCGACCTCGGGTTCAGCGCCGCCAAGGGCTACGACCTCGAGGTGTGGCTGCCGGGACAGGGCAGGTATCGTGAGATCTCCTCGTGCTCGAATTACGCCGACTTCGGCGGCCGGCGGGCGGACATCCGCTACAAGCCCGAGGACGGCGGCAAGCCGGAGTTCTGCCACACGCTGAACGGCTCCGGGCTCGCCGTCGGTCGGACGCTGATCGCCGTGCTCGAGAACGGCCAGGAGGCCGATGGGACGGTCACGATCCCCCAGGCGCTCCGGCCCTACATGGACGGGCTCGCCCGTCTCTCGCGTGTCGCGACGTCGTAGCGCCCTCGCCGCGCTCGTCGTGGTCGTCGGGCTCGCGGGCTCGGCGCTCGCCCAGACCGAGACCCGGCGCGCCCCGGCCAACGATCCGTCCACGATCCTGGGCAACGCGCTCTTCACGATCCACAACCGGCTCGTGAGCCCCGAGCCCGAGTTCACGGTGTCGCGGAGCGGCACGGGATGGGCCGTCGAGGTCCCCGACCGGCCCTCGGAGCTCTACGCGGCCCCGCTCGGTGCACGCGCGCTCGTTCTCGGCGGCAGGGAGCGCAAGACCTGCACGATCACGCTTGCGCGCGCGTCATCAGGCGTAAAGTAAAGCCCGGCCTCCGCACGGAGGGCTAGCCTCAATTGGTAAGGCAGCGGACTTGAAATCCGCGGGGGCGCAAGCCCCATGGGGGTTCGAATCCCTCGCCCTCCGCCACTAAATCACGACCGTAGCGAGACTGCTCGCATCGAGGAGCACGAGGCTTTCATGCGCACGGATCGGCGTACGGGCGCAGCGCGTCGAGCAGTGATGCGTCGCGCGTGAAAGCGTAGACCACCTGCCGCGTCGGATTGTGAGGCGACAGGCGGAACAGATGATCGAACGGGGGACGGAATCTCCAGATGCTGTACGTGCGGTCGCGCAGGCGATCCGCACAGGTTTCGAACACGGCCCCCGTTTCTCCTGCGCTTGGCTCAGGCTCGATGAACACCAAGTTGCGAACGGTCTCCGCGAGCTCGTCGAGCTTGGCAGGAAATCGCTCGTGCATCATCGCGCGCCGCTCACGGGGATCCATCGTGAGATAGCCGGGGATCGACGCCCCGCTCTCCCGCCATGGAAGCAGTGTCTCGAACGTGGCTGACCGGTCTCGCGGCGGGCTCGAACCACACGGCGTCCACATCGGCCCGCGTGAGCCGGAAGAAGTCGATGCGGAGCAGGCGCTTCCGCGTCGCGACGTCGAGGCTTCCTTCCGGAAGATTCACCCACGCGGTGTCCTCGTCAGGCAGGTCGGTTCCGGCACACTGGATGCCGACCGCCGCAAGATAAAAGATGTACCGTCCGTTCGCGTAGCCGACCTGGAATGCACGGCCGACACCTGCTGCCGCGAACCATCGTGCGAGCACGAACGACGTCTGGTGCCCGCGCTCGAGGATGGGCTTGTTCGGTTTCTCGACGTCGAATGCGCGCGCGGCCGCACGCAGCCGCCGGTACTCGGAGCTCCGGAACAGGGAATGCCGGACGGCGAGGTCGGGCCATGGCTCGATCCTGAGCAAGGCGCGGAGACGGGCCTTCGCCCGGGCGGACAAGCGTGCCTTGAGAGCGGGGGGAACGCAGCGCCGCAGGAGGGCGGCGATGTCGGCGATCACAGCGGCCACAATATACCGAATGCCGCAGTCGTGACGGCGTTAGGGTCGTGGGGGCCACCCCCCGGCATCGGGCAGGGAGGCCGAGCGGATTTCTCGTGGCGGTAGTTTAGGAAACGAAAACGCCCGTTCGAATGAGGGCTTATTGCGAGCGAAAGAATCCGAGCCTTATTTATAAGGTCATTCTTTGCTCGTTTTGACCGAAAGACGGCGTGCCCCGTTCGAGGCCTATCGTCGCTCCGCCGCCGGCTCGACCCCCTGCTGACTCGTCGGATCCTGCTCGATCCGCGTCCGTGAGGACGCATAACGGGCGCGCATGCCCCAATTGAAGGAAAGACACGCAGAGTCGTTCGTGGTCCTGACGCTCTTCTTCCTGTCGGGTTGTTCCGGGCTGATCTACGAGGTCGTCTGGCTGCGGATGCTCGTCAGGGCGTTCGGAAGCACGACATTCGCCACGAGCACCATCCTGGCGGTGTTCATGTCCGGGCTCGCGGCGGGGGCCTGGCTCGGCGGCCTCCGATCCAGGACCGCTCCCGCTCCGCTGCGCTCCTACGGAATCGTCGAGCTCGGCCTCGCCGTGGCGGCGGCCCTGGCGACGTGGGGCGGCCGAGAGCTGCCGAACGTCGTGGCGGCCTTCTGGTCCGAGCAAGGCGCGGCGTCGGCGATGGTGATCGTCCTTCGTGCGAGCCTCAGCTTTCTCATCCTCTTCGTCCCGACGCTTCTCATGGGAGCGAGTTTCCCGCTGCTCGCGGAGCATTTCTCGCGGGCGCGAAACGGCACAAGGACGCCCGGGTGGGACCGAGCCGCGCTGCTCTACGGCGTGAACACGGTGGGCGCGGTGGCCGGCGTGATCTATTCCGGGTTCCTCGCCATCGGGACGCTCGGGGAAATCAAGACCGTTGCGATCGCGGTGGCGATCAACGCGGCCGTGGGGGCCGGAGCGTTGGCGCTGGCGCGCAGAGCGCTGGCCCCCGCTCGAGCGCCTCGGGCCGACCGGGCGACGTCGGCGGGTCACGACGAGGCCGCCGCGACGCCGTTGGCTCGAGGGATCGTCTGGCTCGTCGCGCTGTCCGGCTTTTGTGCGCTGGCGCTCGAGGTGCTGTGGACTCGAATGCTCGTCCTCCTGGTCGGCACCTCGGTGTACGCGTTCTCGGCGATGCTGGCCTGCTACCTGGTCGGGATCGGAATCGGCAGTCTCGTCTCGGCGCGGTGGATGGGGTTCGACCGGCGTCGCGCGTCGACGTTCTGCGCGCTCCAGGTGGCCGCCGGCCTCCTAGCGGCCGCGACCCTCGAGCTGTACCTCACGCAGGGCATGGCCCGGCTCGACGGAGCGTACCTGTATTCGCCGATCCAGTCGGCGAAGGATTTCCTGGCGCTCTTCGGGTTGAGCGCGGGCATCATCATCCCGGTCACCCTCGTGTACGGGATGATGTTCCCGCTGGCGATCCAGATCGCCGATACCCGCGCCGCCGGCACCAGCGTCGGGAGGATCTACGCGTTCAACACCGTGGGCTCCGTGCTCGGCTCGCTCGCCTGCGGCTTCGTGCTCATCCCGGCCCTGGGCACCCGCACCACGCTCTATCTCGTGGCTTTCGTCCATATCGCACTGGGATTGATCGGCGCCTCGCTGAACCGCAGCGCCGTGCTGAAAAAGGTCGCGCTCGCGGGCATGGTGCCGGTCGTGCTGCTCGCCGTCCTGCGACCCGACCCGTTCTTCGAGATCATCCAGGCGCGCCTGGCGAAGCGCGCCCCGGGCAAGGTGCTCTTCCACGACGAGGGACTGTCGGCGACGGTCACCGGATACGCGAGCCGGTACGAGACGCTGCTGCTGATCAACGGCGTCATCGTGTCCGGGATTGGCGCGCTCGGGACGCTCATGGCCGACATCCCGCTGCTCCTCCTCGCGCATCCCGAGCGGGCGCTGGTGATCTGTCTCAGGACCGGCAGCACCTTCCGCGCAGCCGTCGAGCACAACGTCGCGGTACACCGAGCGCGCGGGCGTCCGGGTGATCGTCAACGACGGGAGGAATTTCCTCCTGACGTCCGGCTCGAAATACGACGTGATCGTGGTCGACGGCAGCGCCCATTTACAGCGCGGGCACGGTGAATCTGTTCGCGCGGGAGTTCGTCGAGCTGGCCAGGAAGCACTTGACGCCCACGGGAATCCTCGCGCTCTGGGTGCCGCTGCCCTCGTTCGACGGCGACTTCTGGATGATCGCCAGGAACGTCACCGACACCTTCCCGCATACCCTGGCGTGGGCCGAGCCCCACTCGCCGATCATGGGTTTCCTTCTGCTCGGCTCGAACGCGCCTCTCGACCTCGACCCGGCGGTCATCACGCAACGAATGGTCGAACGGAAACGCCTGCGCCTGAACCCGTGGCTCACCCCGGACCTGTTCCACCCACGAAGGGTCATCACCGACGAGAGGCTGCGCCAGAACGCGGCCCGCTATCCGAACGTGACCGACGACTGGCCCTATACCGAATTCCCGCTGCCCGCCTTCCTGGACGGCGCTCCGCTCCGCTTCGATTCCGAGTTCGCGTTCAGATAGAGCGCGGGGAAAAAGCGCGGTGGCTCGCGGCCGGGGCGTCGAGTACTATAGCGCCCGGCGGCCTCGCTTCTGATCGCGGCGTCTCGGGTCGGCGATCAGCATCACCTCAGGCGGAGGGAGGTTCGGCATGAGGGGCATCGGCGGCATCAACCCGGACTGGGGTGTCACGCTCGTCCGCGTCATGACCGGCCTCGTCTTCGCGGTTCACGGGTTCCAGAAGTTCGCGGGCGGGCTCGGCGGCGTCACGGCCTTTTTCACGAAGCTCGCGATCCCGCTTCCGGGCGTGATGGCGCCCCTCATCGCGGGCCTCGAGCTGATCGGCGGCATCCTCCTGATCCTCGGCGTCGGGACGCGCGTGGTGGCGGCGCTCTTCACCGCGCAGATGCTCGTGGCGACCCTGTGGGTCCAGATCCCGCGCGGCGGC
This window encodes:
- the gyrA gene encoding DNA gyrase subunit A is translated as MPNERQVPVPIEEEMRKSYLDYAMSVIVGRALPDIRDGLKPVHRRVLFAMQDLGLAWNRAYKKSARVVGEVLGKYHPHGDSPVYEALVRMVQEFSLRYPLVDGQGNFGSIDGDPPAAMRYTETRLAKIAHEMLADIDKETVDFSPNFDESLQEPTVLPTRIPNLIVNGSAGIAVGMATNIPPHNLGEVVDALVMLVDNPGTTIPELMKTIKGPDFPTRGYIYGTAGIADAYTTGRGTITLRAKAHAEKMRGGREAIIITELPYQVNKASLIEKISELSREKKIEGLSEIRDESNREGIRVVLELSRGEIPQIVMNQLYKHTQMQTTFGIIMLALVDRRPEVVNLKTMLEAFVRFRREIVTRRTRFDLTRAEERAHILAGLRKAVEHLDVVIRLIRQAESPDAAKDALMSRLELSEVQARAILDMRLQRLTQLERHKVVEEHEQTLALIEELKGILASDAKLMAIIRKELLAIKEEYGDERRTEIVTETTELTIEDLLADEEMVVTITRSGYIKRTHVEAYRSQRRGGKGVTGMETKEEDIVEDLFVATTHSYLLFFTTLGKVHWLKVHEIPEGGRQAKGKAMVNLLSLGEGEGVATCVPVRDFAAGGGYVLFATKQGKVKKTELDAYSHPRAGGIQAIGLDDGDTVITARRTDGQREVMIATKLGMIIRFSEEEVRPMGRAAAGVKGIEVEEGDEVIAADVVQEGALILTVTERGYGKRTPLDEYRLQGRGGKGIIDIKTGGRNGTVVGMVQVREGDDVLVVTTKGKLIRFHAADVSAQGRNTMGVRIIDLEPDDRVGSIARVEAEQAPVEAP
- the serS gene encoding serine--tRNA ligase; amino-acid sequence: MLDLRLIRAEPEAVARALADKGGAALIPEILARDDERRRLIREAEDLKALRNRASEAIGQAKRRGEDATAEQARMREVGDRVKALDAELKVVDEAIEALLLQVPNVPHSSVPPGKSDADNVEVRRWGTPREFAFTPRPHEEVGEALGLLDMERAARIAKSRFAVLWGELARLERALARFMLDLHTREHGYTEAWVPHLVSAETMLRTGQLPKFEEQLFKTIEADEGRALYLIPTSEVSLTALHGGEVLSERTLPRRYTAFTPCYRREAGTHGKDMKGIFRNHQFDKVELVKITTPARSYDELDAMVGEAEAVLRRLELPHRVVERCVADLGFSAAKGYDLEVWLPGQGRYREISSCSNYADFGGRRADIRYKPEDGGKPEFCHTLNGSGLAVGRTLIAVLENGQEADGTVTIPQALRPYMDGLARLSRVATS
- a CDS encoding fused MFS/spermidine synthase — protein: MPQLKERHAESFVVLTLFFLSGCSGLIYEVVWLRMLVRAFGSTTFATSTILAVFMSGLAAGAWLGGLRSRTAPAPLRSYGIVELGLAVAAALATWGGRELPNVVAAFWSEQGAASAMVIVLRASLSFLILFVPTLLMGASFPLLAEHFSRARNGTRTPGWDRAALLYGVNTVGAVAGVIYSGFLAIGTLGEIKTVAIAVAINAAVGAGALALARRALAPARAPRADRATSAGHDEAAATPLARGIVWLVALSGFCALALEVLWTRMLVLLVGTSVYAFSAMLACYLVGIGIGSLVSARWMGFDRRRASTFCALQVAAGLLAAATLELYLTQGMARLDGAYLYSPIQSAKDFLALFGLSAGIIIPVTLVYGMMFPLAIQIADTRAAGTSVGRIYAFNTVGSVLGSLACGFVLIPALGTRTTLYLVAFVHIALGLIGASLNRSAVLKKVALAGMVPVVLLAVLRPDPFFEIIQARLAKRAPGKVLFHDEGLSATVTGYASRYETLLLINGVIVSGIGALGTLMADIPLLLLAHPERALVICLRTGSTFRAAVEHNVAVHRARGRPGDRQRREEFPPDVRLEIRRDRGRRQRPFTARAR
- a CDS encoding DoxX family protein, which translates into the protein MRGIGGINPDWGVTLVRVMTGLVFAVHGFQKFAGGLGGVTAFFTKLAIPLPGVMAPLIAGLELIGGILLILGVGTRVVAALFTAQMLVATLWVQIPRGGWNGSELERMLLVAALLLVVGGPGAAALDKFWCERQDAGRDATRRT